From Chiloscyllium plagiosum isolate BGI_BamShark_2017 unplaced genomic scaffold, ASM401019v2 scaf_9381, whole genome shotgun sequence:
agtcCTCCGTCCCTGAACTCCTTCAGCAGAAAAACAGATCTCTGAGGTACTTTTAAGAGATGAAGGCTGTCCATTTATGCAAATGTACTTTTTCCACAAATACTattactttaaaatctttcttttacTGTATTAACACTTCTAGATCCTTTAATGCTACCTCCTAACAGTCAATTCCAAACCTTGCCAAAACAATGTCTGCATTCCTATTCATAGTTATATAGTGATCAGAAATGTGTGCACACAGAATGCATTGtcaataaaattaacaattgtaTTGATATGTAATTCTGGTTTACTGCCCAGGTTTCACTCTGAATAATACATTGACTCAGATCCTTGTTGCCCGTTATGCAAGTACTGACCTTCTCATTGACTTTGATAACTTTGTTGGCTCTTTGATCCGTCTGGAAACCATGTTCAGTAAGTTATTTATAAACTATCTTCATTGAAGTCCAAGTTCTGTAAACATGTCGGGTCCAACTTTCAGGAACCCTGCTCTAGTGGTGTAAGCATAGAACCCATGATGTTGAAAGTagtatactggcatggatagagaattggctaggGCAGGTAATAGTGAGGGGGAATAAGGAGTTCTTTTTCAAGTTGACAACCTATAATCAGTggggttccacaaggatcagtgctaggactaCTGTTTATagaatatattaataacttggaggaaggaagtgaatgtactgtggCCAAATTTTCAGGCAAcattaaaataggtggaaagacaaGTTGCAAAAgtaatagaaacagagatgttgataGATTACGTAAGTGGGCACAAAGTTGACAAATGGAGtgtagtgtgggaaaatgtgtagttattcattttggaatcgagaacaaaagaacagtattatttaaatggagaaaaactacagaGAGCTGCAAAAGAAAGGGACTTGTGGATACTTGTGcataaacacagaaagctagcacacaggtgcagcaagtgatCAGGAATGCGAATGGAATATTGACTTACCTAAAATAGGTAAGTCTTACTATACAAGATACTCATGAGACTACATGTGGAGCACTGCAAGCAATTTTGGGTCCCTTGTCTGAAGAAAGATATTTCATTTGGggttgttcagagaaggttcactaggatgatccttggtatggagggattgtcttatgaacaaaggctaaacagattgggacttattggagtttagaagaatgataggtaatcttgttgaaacattcaggattcttaagggcttgacagggtaagaCCTGAGAGGATGTGCTCCCTCATGGGAGAGTACAGAACAAAATGGCATCGTCTCAGAATAAAGCCATGccaatgtaagactgagataaaaaggaatttcttcttggaGGACTGAGAATCTTTGTAATTCCTTGCCACAGCTATGGGTCGGAGTCCTAGTgtatatttagggctgagatagattgattcttgatcagtcgggatAAATACAAGAAAGTGGACTTAGAAATGGCtcatcagccacgatcctattgaatggctaGACTGGCTTGTGCAACCAACTGCCTatgcctgttcctatttattatggtcttatggaataaCTCAGAATTCTCattgatggagattaattcagatccTTTGCCAAACCACAAGGATAGATCACATGAAATTCTGTAAGAACATGTGAGAGGCGTTTGTCCCAATACCTGTAGGGAAGCCAGAATGGCACCATACACTTGAGAGAACAGAATGGACGCCTATAATGACTGAAATAAAAGATCTTAACTGACATTATGGGAGAGATAATCTCAGACTAACAGCATTATTGGATGGAATTCAAAAACTGCCCAGGAATACATTGATATTCCCCAAACGTTATTCACCAGCAAATTATAGTTGGACTTTTCTTTGTCCAGGATGTGTCACATCAAGAAGGTCTATTCCCCAGCTACAGGCAGTAACCTAAGATTCAGCACTAATTCTGACATTACTGAAAGCATTTGGCTCTCCCACCTACTTGAAGCTTGGCTCAGTTTTAAACTATTCAGTAGACGTTGGTAGAATTTGATATagggacataatttaaacatgCATTCATCATAAAATGTCAACAGAAAGGTTAATTTGGCAGGTTGTGGACTAGGAAGCTGATCATATGCTGCCTGTTTTACATCCCTAAAGTTGAATAATGCATCACAATGTAACTTTTCTATCTTGTCACGATGCCCCTCAAATTCTCATGTTTGCAGAAGTTAATGGACTCcagaaacaaattcaaaaaagtactgattaaattttcaaaattttaaaaaatctttaatataaataatttatacAGTGAGGCTACAAGGTTAGGAAACTGGCTGCCAAGTGTCTCAGTTACAAAGCCATCTAGCTGCCTCACCTGGTAATTTGTGCAGCATCAAGGCTTAGACATttttcccatgagtgaattatgAAAGAAACTTCTCTCAATTTGACGGGAGAGACATAGTAGATATGTTCACTGTTAGTAGTGTTCAAACGCTGCCTGCACCTGCAACAAACAAGTGAATTAGCCTCATCAATAATCCATAGCGATCTCATTTATTGTTCTAGTGTTCTGAGCATGTTGTTCATGATGTTACAGTGTGCTTAAGATATTGAGAATGGGAATGCTAAAGCTTTTATATAATTGCAGTCtcacttttcagcatttatttGTCCCTTGGCCCTTTTTTGTGGGGGTGGGTTGTTGTGAAGGAGTGTAGTATATCAGTGTTCTGCATGTACTGGTTGCACAAGCTGCCTATAAATATCTGTAAAACTGCTATGCCACAGAGAGTGGTCTTGCGATATGGGTGTTTGGCCAATCAGATGCCAACGATTGTGAGATTACCACCCACGATATTCCCTTGTTGATCAGCTGACACAAGTGATAATTCATCATCTAATTCCTTAAGCTGAACCTATCAGGCTCCATTTCAAACATATTTCCTGTCAAATATGCAATTTTGCTGTTTTACTCAAAAAAATCTACATTTTAAGatagaaatgcaaagatactGAAACAACCAGCTGTTTGACATAAAATTCAAAGATCCCCAATCCTCCGCCTGAAAGAAAGGAGATTCGTTTTTGAAATGGGCCCATTTGTGTTCTTGCCTTTTCAGGAATATTtaagcaattagagatggatgaTGAGGGATATGCTGAACTGGATCTATTTCAGGTATGTATTTTGTGATGAAGTGAATCCATATGAACTCTTAGAACAGGGTATATAAAACGTGTCAAAGTTTCCTGGCAAATGCAGTGAGAATGAATTGGCATCataagaatggaaacagaccattcagtccaactcgtccatgctaatcAGACATCCCAGTaggaactagtcccatttgccagcatttgacccacatcccaCCCAGaagccttttaagtgttgtaattgtaccggccttcTCTACTTCCTCGAGTAGTTCGTTCCATtcatacatcaccctctgcatgaaaaatttcccctcaggtcctttttaagtcttttccctctcacctaaaacctattccctctagttttggacacccctaaccTAGGAAAAAGatcatggctattcaccctatccatgtcccttatgatttcttaacctctataaagtcacctctcagcctctgatgcttcagggaaaaaaagcaCCAACGTATTTAGTCTCTCCCTAcaaatcaaaccctccagttctggcaacttccttgtaaatcttctctgcacactctAAACTTTAACAATGTGcttcccataggagggagaccacaattgcacgcagtatcctaaaagtggcctcaccaatgtcatcttcagccacaacatgacatcacaactcaatgttatgatcaatgaaggcaaggatGCTAACTGCCTTCCTCACCACCCTGTATATCAGCAAAGCCATttacaaggaactatgcacctacacccgagtctctttgttcaacaacactcatgGTGAAGTTGTACAGAATATTAGTGAGgtcttttctggagtactgtatgcagtttggtcaccctgctatagaaaggatattactgaactggagaggattcaaaaaagatttactaggatgttgccaggaatggaggatttgagttataaaaataggctggataagcTAGCACTTTTTTCACTTAAGTGCAGGAATCTAAGGGATgatcttagagaggtttataaaatcatgagggccatagataaggtgaacaacaGTTTTTTTAACTCTAGAGGAGAGGAGTTTAAaacgggggcatatttttaaggtgagaggaaaaggtttttaagaaggacatgaggggcacctttttgttttttaaacacTGTGTAGTTCATGTTGGGAGtgaattgtcagaggaagtagtggatccaggtacagttacaattttaattaaaaaattggatatgtatatgaacaggaaaggtttggaggaatatggaccaaacacaggcaagtgggactagtttagtttgggaacatggtcgacgtggactagttggaccaaagggtctgtttccatggtgcatGACTCTAATGACACTCTCCAGGACACAATTTCCCAagcagaaagccacgttgactattcTTAAttagtccctgcctttccaaatgcatataaatcatGTCCCTCAGAATACCTTCCAACTGCTTATCCATCACTGATGttagtctcactggtctatagttccctgtctgtTCTCATGCCTTTTCTTAAATAACAGCACCAACATTAGCcagtctccagtcttctggcacctcacccgtgactgtCGATGATGCAAACATCTGAGAaaggggctcagcaatctcttGCCTAGCTTCCCAGAAAGTTCTACACAATATCTAATCAGGTCCCaaagatttatctactttttatgcattttaagatctccagcacctgctctTCTCTAATATGAACAACTTATTTATCTAAGTTCCCCAGTTTCCACGTCCTCCTTCTCAGTAAATActtacacaaaatatttgtttagtatctcatccaCCTCCTGTGGTTCCGCACATAGACAGCCATGTTGAtccttaaggggccctattctctctccaatTACTCATGTCCATAAAATACTTATATCAtctgtttggattctcctgaaccctatttgtcaaaactatctcatgtctcctttttgccctcctgatttccctcttaagcttATTCCTACTGCCCTTAAACTGCattaaggattcactcaatcccagctgtccAAACCTGACATGCCTCCTCCTTTTGCTCAACcacagcctcaatttctctagtcatccagattccttacacctaccagccttgcccttaaCAGGGAGGTACTACCTCTGAACcccattatctcatttttaaaggcctcccacttcgcAACTATGCGTTCCTCTGTGAACAGACTCCTCCAATCAACTTtagaaagttcctgtctaataccatcaaaaatggcctttagaacctttaactttttgatcagttctatccttgttcataactactttaaaattaatagaaataTGATCTCTTGGCCAAATCTTCCAATGTTAAAATTCCTGCAAAGGGTAGATACAATAATCATAGTCAAAAACACTGACCTCATTAAaagttagttttaaaaaaaaacacaggaaaccAACTACTCTGTATTCTGCTACTATTTGGGTACTTGCCAATGTATTGGGGTGGCAAAAGGGCAGCTCCAGAAGTCACTGTTATAAACAGATGTTTCTGGAAACTGGTTTTAATTTTTCTGCCTCCTGCAAAGCCTGCACCTTGCACATAATGAGGGGGCAAATACAGAAACTCTTTCTTGAGTGTTTTCATTTGACTCGGCACATTTATTGGTTAGCCCTAATGAAGTGATGAGAAGAACAGGTGTAGCTTGATTGATGACTCTTTGGATTCAGCtgtacatttatccacatttttaTATTATCTACCggataaaaaaaattccatgcTCAAAGTCAGAGATGTGTAAGCTACCTCATGGATACCTGTAATCAGAGGGCTGACAGATAGAGTGATATTAATAGTTGTGGGTTGAAGCTTGACTACACATGCAATGCTAATATTTTGGGTTGCTATTGTGGAATAATATGGAAGTTAATCTTCCTTGTAAAAGCCACAAGCAGCAAAATATCCAAGATAAGCTCACAAGAGTTAACTATAGAATCACGCTTTCATCTCAATTCTTTTACCTCTTCATTTTTGCCTGTTTCTCCTGCTTTTGTCCCTAAATGTGATACTCGTTAATCTTATTTCCTTTCTCATCATTAATTTGCTTTTCAGACTCATTTATTAATGATAACAAGATTACCATAGAAATTGAGCATAAACATTCGTTTCAATTTGTCCAATTTACCTAATTCAAGAACAGTTTGAAAAATACTTACTCCTCATTAGTGCTTACTTCAACTTAGAATGTTAGCTTTCATTTCAACATGCACTGCTAAAAGTTCCTGTTTTAAATCAGTGTGTTTTTGtttgctggggggaggggaattccATATTGTGCAAACATTACATGTTCTTCCTAATTTGCATAGTGTGAAATTCATTAATAATTATCTGATTTTCCTTTTCAGTGGTTGCACTTGGTACTAAACTAAAGTTCAGCTGCAAGAACTCAGACTTCAGCCAATCAAAAGGCACTTGCCACAGACATGTCTAAACTATAATGGAAAAATGGGAAATGCTTAGTTTGATGGGCATCATgaacgtgtgtggaatgagggaATACgtgtgtttgcttttttttaatacattgcCATTGTGTGCTTTATTCAACATTTTGGGTGGCAATGAATTAACCAATCAGAACTCATGCTCATGAAGGACATTTTAATCTTTGTATAACGCAATTTTTGGATGGCGGAGAATGTGTTTTTCATTACAATTATTGATCTGTTCCATTTATCTGCTAAAACCTAAATCATTTAAACTTCAAATTGcttcttttaaaaatggatttgtaGATGCAGACATGAGGTTAAAGCTGAGATCTGCAGCTGAGGAGAATCGGGATTAAAATTTTGGGGACATCATGTTTTAAATGCAAATGTAATATTCAAACTAGTGAACATGCAACAGATGTCTGACTGCTGTCCTTTGTCATTAATTAGGTACTGAAAGAATGGCACTTATAATTGCTATCGTTTATCTTAAAATTATAATGGTATGGATATTAGTGGTTTTTGTAGAGTTGTATGCTTAATATAATCAGAAATATCAAATTACTTTTGACAAAAACTGTATCTGGAAATTAAATACGAGTACATGGGCAACTGCCTTTTTGTGGAAGCTCTCAATATGACTCAATTTAGTTTTATTCTATCAGAAGTGGGTTCTTTATTGCCAATCCCTTATTATTCTTGACATAATGATGAAGTGTCTCTTGAACCACTGAAGACCAGCTGCTGTAGGGgcacccacaatactgttagatagggaattccaggatacaGATCCATGAACTGAAGGGATAGCCATATAATTTCAAATCAGGATCGCACAGGCCTGGAGGGGAAGTTCTAGGCGCTATCACATCACTGCAGTTGTCTTTTTCGGTGAAAGATTTTACCAAAGGAGCCTTACAGAATTGTTGCAGCATGTCTTGTAAGTAATACTTATGAAACCATGCCTCATCGTGGTAGACAGTTGTGGTTCAGTACAATATAGCAATGTGTAATCGCATTTTAATCTCAAGAACTACAATCTCCACACAGTTCCTGGAAACAAGGACTTACATAAAAATACACTGACAACTAAGTATCAAATTGTGAAAGGGAACTGCTTATGCACTCGCTCACAATCTAAAGATGATTCAGGTACCTGACTCATTTAGGCTAAATGGAGATCCCCTATCATCCAGAAACAAACTCAGCCTTTTAACTAAGCAGGATGCCTACGTGTAAAGTTCAAGGCATCTGTAATGATCTTGTAATCTCTCCAAATTAGCAACGTAGACATTACTAGTCACTTTACACTTTGACTTATTTACAGATATATAGCTAAAGATAGGAccagtttttaaaatatagaattaTTAATTATAATGCGAAAATGGTCTACCATACATGCACAAAGGCGGCCCATAGTATCAGTGGGCCATGATCGGTCACAGGAAATATCAGCATGTGCGCTGATGGCACCACTTCACCATAGTCACTTTGCCTCTGTGCCCTCATTTGAGCTGTTGGCCAAGGGAGGAGCCCTCCTGTTCCAAACCCCTCCTACACCTGTAGGTCTCCCTCGCCATCACTTCGTACAGGTTTGGACTGCTAACTTTGTATAGCCATTGCACAATGCTGCAGCTTGGGCTTCGTTCTGCAGTGACTCTTCAAAGGCCTCATGATCTGGCCCTCAATATTCAATACACAACATTATTCAGGCCACCAAGTTCTGGGTTACAAGGAACCTCAAGCAGCACCATCTCAGAGTGGCTACTGCTTTGTCATTTCAGAATGACATCTGGTACCCTTTTGCACATGCATGCTCTTTGCTCCGCCCAGAGGCATTTACACCTTTAAAATAGGTTCTGACCTTTCAGAAATTCCTGCAAACAAAGGTTATTGGTTCTCTTGAGTATCCTAACTAGGAGCATAATCCACTCTAATGTAAACTCACCTTTTAATTGTATTAAATATTTCCTACAGATTGCTCACAATACTATCTGCAAAATTCTGGTAATTTTTTTAGTCAAACTAATATTTCTAAAAGGAAAAAGTTgcattcaaaatatattttttcacaggatgtgatattcctggtaaggccagcatttgttgcccatccctaactgcccttgaattgATAAGTTAAGAACCAAATACATAGCTGTGGATCTCAATTCACATAAAAGCCAAACTAAGcaaagatttccttctctaaaaggtcactgaatctgaaacaataactccacagaagctgccacacctgctaagtttttccagcattttctgattttgcacCCAAAAGAAGTGTTGAATAAAGTGGTTTAGCAACACATTAAGCTAGAAAGTGACTCATCACAGCTCTAATAAAAAAAGAGGGCCCAAGTTCAATGTGAGGGAGACTTGAGTGAGATAGAGGGCAACTGAGTATATCTGGGAATTTGATGCAGAGGGGAAAAGGGGTACTTTAATTTACTGAAAGAGGGCTGAGTGAGGAGTCTAGTGGAGGGCAGCAGAGGTGTTTTTGGCCTTTTCCCTCAGTTCACTGGTGGGTATTAGAGGCTGTTTCTAAATTGCTGAGAATTAGAAAAGCATATTATTTTTATGTCCAAGTGGTGCTAATATTTAAATTGAGAACCACAGGAATGAAGGAAAGTCAGTGCCAATATAATGAAGCAATAAGTAATCCAAGGCAAACTGATGTTGATGTAAgggaagtaaattttaaaaaaagcaactcagttcagctgtgtggaacgTGACCTGTAATTTGTGGGAAGTCACTGACCCTACCAGTGATATAGGTGACAATAGAATCAGAATCCTTACATTGTGTAACCAGGTCATTCtgccatcgagtctacactggcCCTctaaagaggatcccacccagacccacctcccatctctgtaatcctgcacctcccatggccaatccactgaataAGTGCAGGAAGTGATGCATCTACAAGGCAGCAAATTACATTCAGAAAGATGGCCACAGCACAGCTTAAGAGCCTGGAGACGCAAAAGAAGTGGGTGACTACCAGGCAGTCCAAGAGAAAATCAGGATTTGCAAATTTCCTGGGGTCCAACTCTCAAACTGATTGTGCGTTTTGGAAGCTGCTGATAGTGCTAGCTCTTCACGGAAGTGCAGTCAGAGCCACGTTTTTGGCACCACGAGCAGCTCTACTTTACAAAATGGGAAGAAAAAAGGAAGAGCAATAACGATAGATAACTTGTCAATTAGGGAAACAGTCAGATGTTACTGTGGCCACAGATATAACTCCAGGATGTTTTGTTGCCTCCCTGTGTACCAGGGTTGAGTAGTTACAGATTTTTCTGGacgggggctgaatggccagacGTTGTGGACTATGTTGGGTATCAATGACTTAGGATGAGGAATGTGATCTTACAGATTTAGGCAACTAGATAGAAAACTAGCAAGCAGGATCTCAAATGTAACAATCTCCTAATTACTTCCAATGCCATATGCAAATGAGTTCAGAAGTAGGATAGTGCAGATGAAAAGGTGAATGGAAAAACagtgcaggaaggagggcttcagattcctgcAACACAGACTGGCTCTGATTGGCATGAAGCCAAACAAATTGCACTTGAACAGAGTTGGGATGGAGTTTCTTGTGGGTACTTTAAACTGACTTGTAGATGTATGGAAAACAAAGGAGAATATTGATGAATAGAAGGGTTCACAAAATTTATAGAGAATGATcgcatagaaaataggaaatgaataaatgaattcaAAGTGAGGGAGAAAGTAATGAAGTCTAACTCAGGGTTACTAGGTACATGTGCATACACATGAATGCATTGACCACTGGAAATGAAATTGGTGAGTAACAGATGCAGATTGGTAGGTGCAAATATGAAATGGAATAACAGAATGGTTCAAGGAAGGGCAAGATTAAGGGCAAGAttgggtgttaaatattcctgcaGATTACAGAAATTcagaaaagatagaaaagaaagaaaaggaggagAGGTGGTTGTGTTGGTAAAGGTTCGCAATACAGTGCTGGAGAAAAAGAACATCTCAGAGGATTCAAAGACATCAATTTAACTAAGGCTAAGGAACAAAAAAGGTGCAATTACATAGACCAATTAGTGATATGAACATATAGAAAAAAATCTGCAGGGAAATTGCAAAGAGACGCCAACATTATAATttaaatttggataatcaaaggCATAGCAAGTACTCCTACATTTTGTTCAGGGGAATTACCTCCAAAAGTACATGCTCAGTCCAACAAGAAAGGATGCAAGGTTAGTTAGACCTGGTTCTTGGAAATGAGGTGGGCCAAGTGGATCAAGAGTCACTGGATAACATTTAGGGGACAGTGAGGTCATAAGGTTTAGCACAATGTATACATGATCAAAGGGGAAAGGTTAAGACAAATAAAGCCAGAGTTCCCTGATGACAGagaagaaattaagataaagaaaAGTGCACTTACAACAAGCATCAGCTAGAAAGTACAATTGAGAATCAGGAAGAATATAGAAGGGTCAATAGAGATGTGAAAAAGCATTTTAGAGTGGCAAAAAGAGGAAGTGGGCTGATTTTTGACCAAAAAAGGGATTTCCACTTGCAGGCAGATGGAATGGCTGTACTTTGCATCGCTCTTTATTGCAGTAGGTGCTACACAAACCATGATGACAAAAGAAACTCTTTTCTGAGAAAGGTTCAAAACTGATAAGGGAAAAGTGTTGAATAGTCCGAAAGTTGATAGGGTATTGAGACCAGATAAGATGCATGCAAGGTTGTTGAAGCAAGAATCAAAATTGAGAGGCATTGGCCATAATATTTCAGTCTTCCCTATTCTCATGGGAGGCACAAGACTGGACAATTGAAAACATCACAGCCTTGTTCACAAAGGTTGTAAGGATAAGCCTAGTAATTTATAGACGAGTCAATTGGCTAGGAAGCTCCTAGGAAACAAGTATTGGTAGAGACTTAATAGTCACATGAAAAAAGGTGGTTGATCAGGATGAGTCAGCAGAGTAGGCAGACAGTTCATAGATAAAGTTCAGTGCAGAAAATGTTGAGATGAACATAGATAATAAAAGACATAAAAAGAACACAATTCTAAATAGGGGAGCAAGGGTGTAGAGATATACAGATCACTCAAGTTGGCAGGACAGGTGAAGAATGCTATTACTAAAGTATATAGTATCCTGGGCTTTATTAACAGGGTTGTAGAGCACAAGAGCAAGGAGTTGAAGCTAAACTTATACCTCAGCTAAACATGTGCATATAGTTCTAGGCAAAATGTTATGGGAATAACGTGAACGTATTGCAGGGAGtagaagaggtttataaaagtggTTCTAGAAATGAGGAACGCcaagaggagatctgagaaaaggttttaaaatcaagacaGGGCTGGATAGAGTAGGTAGGAAGAAACTGGTCACACTCATAAAAGATCAAAAATGAGAATGCACAGAtttgaagtgatttgcaaaagaagcaaatgcaaggtgagaaaaAAACTTACAATGCATGACTCGAGTCTGCAAGGTACTAAGCAAATTTAACTGATTCGATTCAGACATTAGATGAcaatttaaatagaaaaaaaacaaagtcaagGGTAAAGGAAGAAGATGGCACTAAACCATGACACTTACTTGGAGCCCATGCAGacgtaatgggccaaatggcatcctttTGTGCCATAGCACACCTGCACTTACTGGGATTTGGACAGTTATTGCCCGCTGCCCTGAGAAGgtaatgagttgccttcttgatgTGCTTGGATTATAGGGATATCCACAGTGCTATTAAGAAGAAAGTTCCATGGTTTTGattctgacagtgaaggaactgcaataaaATTCCAAGGCAGGaagatgtgtggcttggagaggaacttgaagttgTGGCATCTATGGTTTAGTGCTGACATCTTGTGTATTAATATTGAAATGACGCTGATTAAGAATATAACCCAAAATGGCATAAAAAATGGACAGTTATCAAAGTACATTTTTAAACAATCAGGTAAAAAGTCCAGAACACTATCTTTGGAGGAAAAAAGGAATTTCGACTTAATGGGTTACTCAATAAATCTGCTGTTTATTCCTATGTGGAATAAGCAACTTTATTGTTATAACGTCTCAAATTCGCCATGAGCAATGCCACAAGAAAtcccattttaaataaaaatcatgCATGTAACATGCAGACTAGTTACATGCAAAGCTTTGGTCATAATTTCTGCCTTATCTGTCTATGTACTTATGCCAAACTTAAACTGATgtattttgcctcagttttccCACCTTGTCCCCAAGGTTTATGATGCTGGTTTTCTCAACATCTGTCTTTGGAGTGTTTAAAGACAGGTATATTAATAAGTAAACTTTTATTTTCACTCCCAAGTCCCTTAAACCACCTCTTCTTTCCTCCAAAAGCCATCAGAACATTTTGCCCTCTGCTCCTTTCATGTCATATACTCAGTGTTAATTAATACCGTGCCTGAATAAATTACACATTCATTTCACTTCCAACGGATTAAAATTAATGTGTAATGAACTTGAAACAAAAGTTGTTGCCCACAGTAAACATCAGGTCACTTTCTACATTTCACAACTACACGAATAATACATATTACTTAAGTGCTTTGCAAACATCATCccccagaattttttttaatagatattttaattgaaaaagattacttttttttacaaaaataatacaaactagtgtattccactttacaatataataacacCACCaatataagatttttaaaaaacttatctattttacaaacaaccaaaacataaaataggatatcatacattactaatAATAAACAAATAggtaaataaataactaaatacatac
This genomic window contains:
- the LOC122547449 gene encoding calpain-1 catalytic subunit-like, with the translated sequence MSSHEMRMALEEAGFTLNNTLTQILVARYASTDLLIDFDNFVGSLIRLETMFRIFKQLEMDDEGYAELDLFQWLHLVLN